Below is a window of Fimbriimonadaceae bacterium DNA.
CGTACCCACATTTGTGCCCTGAATGTTCTTCGGGCTGTACTTAATATCGCCAACGATGTGGACGTTCCGCCCGGTATAGATCGTGCCCTGGCCTGCGATCGTGCCTTTGATAACCGCGTCCTGCGTAATCGTGACTGGACCGTGGACACGAATCGGATTAGTGTCGGTTCCGATCAGAATTGCCGATCCGTTGATGACCCCGTTCGTGCTGACACGCTTATATCCACCTGCGCCGCTGTTGAGAGTCGCATCCCACACCTCGACATAGGCTGGCTGACCTACGTTTGGATTGGCCGATCCATCGCCAAACGTGGCCTTTGAATCCGTATACGTCTGGCTAAGGTTCAGGTAGTAGTTGAGGTCGCTGAGGTCTGGCATGATCACCTCTTCAGTCGAGCGAGAGTCCAGCAATGTGGTGGTCGGCGACATGCCTGAACTCGTTCGAGTCCAAGACTTGTAGCCGGTGGCATCGCCGATTACGGCACCTGATGGGCGATTATTGGTGATCTGACCGTCTGAGTCGAAAATGAAATCGCGCCATTTTTCATACTCGTCGGTTCCGCGAGCGCCGTGAACTGCAGGGTCGTAAGCTTGTCGCCAACGCTCTCGGAAGGCAGTTGCGGCGTTGTTTTGATTCGTCTTATAGGTGCTGTTTGCCCACTTGATCGGGGGGGTGTTCACAAGACCGGCTGCGGGCGGGCTGAGCTTCTCGTTCAGCGACGCATAAAGTGAACCGTTCACCGTAGGCGAACCGTTGAGAACGTTAAAGTTTCCGTTTGCGCGCATGTCGCCGTTCACGATCAGGTCGTTGGCACCAAATCCGTCCAACCAACCATAGTTGTTCACGAAGTAGGTGTAGTCGAACACTTGGCTTCTTGCCAAGGCAAAAGAAGCGGTGACATCGACGGTTTTTCTCGGTTCGTTTGAATCGAGCACACCGTTGTTGTTCCTATCCATCCAACCCACGGCGCGTACCGTTACGATTCGGCTGTAGGTGTCGGAGGATGGCATCGTGAAGGACACGACCCCGGCTGTAAATCGGCCTACTCCACTGATCTGACCATCGACAAGCGCCTTCGGGTCACTGACAGAGGCGGAGTTACATAGGTCCTCCATGTCAAAGAAGTTTTGATTGATCTTGAATGGCCGCCAAAGATTCCTCAAAACGTTCTGGACACCAGCCTCGCACAGGCTTGTCGTCTGCAGGTCGAGCGTTTGCTTGCGCGAATCGCGAGTGATCTGCGTGGCACTGTTCACATACGAGGCTGCGGCAACAGACAGGAGCGTCATGATGCCGAAGGTCGTAAGGAGGGAGTAACCTCTTTTTTTGCTGTTTCTTTTGACTTGCTTCGACATGGTTTAACCTCGCGCTAGATCGGGGATGTTGCGAAGGAAGATCAGCTCGCGGGACCGGCTCGTGTTCGTTTCCTTGCGGTATTCGGCAGTTTTGGTCACGACCATGACGGAGAGACTTCTCACGATCGTGCCAGGGCCAGCGGTAAAAATTTTGTAAGTAGCGCTGCCGCCGGTAGAGAGCGGATCGGTGAGAATCACGTCTTCAGTGATGACTCGCGTGCTGCTGGGCTTCGTCACAACGATCTTTGAGCCTTGAAGCTCAATGCGTCGAGCCACGCCGTCCCACGTTGCGGGAACGGTGTAGTTTCCGTTGCTGCCTTTGGCAGGAAGTCGATAGGATAGTCCTTTTCCGTCGGTATCGACGGTCACGACCATCGCTTCACGCAACTCTTGGGAGATGATGCGGACGGCGTTTTGCGCCTGTGATTCTGCGTTGATTTTCGATTGGCCGCGGAGCCAGCTTGCCATCCCCGCAATGAATACGGAGATCGTAATAAGCAGCACCGTCGAACCAATGAAACTAGCAGTCAAGACTTCGATCAGCGTGCCACCGGTGTTTTTTCGTCTTGGCCTCATTGGGGTTGCCTCTTTTTTAGTCAGATATGTTTTTCTATAAGTTTGCGATCAGGGTTCCAATCGAGATCGAACGGTTCGCCCCTCTTACTTTCCAGTTGACGACAACCGTCACTCGGCGCAAGTCCAAATCGACTTGCTCCAACTTCACCGTCGCCGTGCCACTGGGCAAGATTTTCGCGGGGTTATCCGTAGCCGCCGCGTCAGAGTTGGTCCAGGCGTATGTATTGGTTGCCACGGGCGACTGAGAATCAATCAGTCCGTTGGCAAAGAGTTGTTGGGTGGTCGCATTTGCATAGCCAAGCGATTTGATCGCTTCGAGCTGCTTCTGCGCCAGACTAGTCGCGCGATTGTTTAGATCGGCCTTCGCACGCGTCGTATT
It encodes the following:
- a CDS encoding prepilin-type N-terminal cleavage/methylation domain-containing protein codes for the protein MYKKRTKGHTLVEVLFAVALCGICALIMAATMPMANTTRAKADLNNRATSLAQKQLEAIKSLGYANATTQQLFANGLIDSQSPVATNTYAWTNSDAAATDNPAKILPSGTATVKLEQVDLDLRRVTVVVNWKVRGANRSISIGTLIANL